A single region of the Actinomycetes bacterium genome encodes:
- the aspS gene encoding aspartate--tRNA ligase, which translates to MLRSTDAGSLSEADVDREITLAGWIARRRDHGGIAFLDFRDASGVAQVVVHDPEVAHPLRNEYCIRVVGRVHRRPEGNENSDLATGAVEVFADTVEVLSEADALPFPIDDHLQVGEEARLRWRYLDLRRAQPAAALRMRSRVNQLAREVLSAQDFVEVETPTLTRSTPEGARDFLVPARLSPGHWYALPQSPQLFKQLLMVAGMERYYQLARCYRDEDFRADRQPEFTQLDIEMSFVDQEDVIEVGEAVVRALWSGVANHEIGDIPRMTYTEAMARFGSDKPDLRFGVELVELTDYFADTPFRVFQADYVGAIVMPGGASQPRRTLDGWQEWARQRGAKGLAYVLVGEDGELGGPVAKNLSESERAGLAAAAGAEPGDCIFFAAGPTATARALLGAARVEVAERLELFDPAQWSFVWVVDAPMFEQVEDDAGNKAWTSVHHPFTSPNEEWLGRFEESPGEALAWAYDLVCNGNEIGGGSIRIHRSDVQQRVFSVLGIEPHDAQEKFGFLLEAFRYGPPPHGGIAFGWDRICMLLAGTTSLRDVIAFPKTGGGGDPLTGAPAPITPEQRADAFIDVIPGDEDEAAIGNRPGREVLPDRKRN; encoded by the coding sequence GCACGATCCAGAGGTTGCTCACCCGTTGCGCAACGAATATTGCATTCGAGTCGTCGGAAGAGTCCATCGTCGCCCGGAGGGCAACGAGAATTCGGACCTAGCGACCGGTGCGGTGGAAGTGTTCGCTGACACCGTGGAGGTGCTGTCAGAGGCCGACGCACTGCCATTCCCCATTGATGATCACTTGCAGGTCGGGGAGGAGGCTCGGCTGCGCTGGCGCTATCTCGATCTGCGTCGCGCTCAGCCAGCAGCTGCGTTGCGGATGCGTAGTCGGGTGAATCAGTTGGCGCGAGAGGTGCTTTCGGCGCAGGACTTCGTTGAGGTGGAGACTCCGACATTAACTCGGTCCACACCAGAGGGTGCACGAGACTTCCTGGTCCCGGCGAGGTTGTCGCCGGGACATTGGTACGCACTGCCGCAATCGCCGCAGTTGTTTAAGCAGCTGCTGATGGTGGCGGGTATGGAGCGCTACTACCAGCTCGCTCGTTGCTATCGCGATGAGGATTTCCGGGCCGATCGCCAGCCAGAATTTACACAGTTGGACATCGAGATGTCCTTCGTGGACCAAGAAGATGTCATCGAGGTCGGTGAGGCAGTAGTAAGGGCGCTGTGGTCGGGCGTGGCGAACCATGAGATCGGCGACATCCCGCGGATGACGTATACCGAGGCGATGGCTCGGTTCGGTTCCGACAAGCCAGATCTGCGGTTTGGTGTGGAACTGGTGGAACTGACCGACTATTTCGCCGACACACCGTTCCGAGTGTTCCAGGCTGATTACGTCGGTGCGATTGTGATGCCCGGTGGTGCGTCCCAGCCGCGGCGCACCCTGGATGGTTGGCAGGAATGGGCGCGGCAACGCGGTGCCAAGGGGCTTGCTTACGTCCTCGTGGGTGAAGACGGGGAACTCGGTGGCCCGGTGGCCAAGAATCTCAGTGAGTCAGAACGAGCTGGACTCGCCGCTGCAGCCGGGGCTGAGCCCGGTGACTGTATTTTCTTCGCGGCTGGCCCCACCGCTACGGCGCGGGCTTTGCTCGGTGCCGCACGGGTTGAGGTAGCGGAGCGATTGGAGTTGTTCGACCCGGCGCAATGGTCGTTCGTCTGGGTTGTCGATGCGCCAATGTTCGAGCAGGTTGAGGACGACGCCGGCAACAAGGCGTGGACGTCGGTGCATCATCCCTTCACGTCGCCGAATGAGGAGTGGCTGGGTCGGTTCGAAGAGTCACCGGGGGAAGCACTGGCATGGGCCTACGACTTGGTCTGCAACGGCAATGAAATCGGCGGCGGCTCTATCCGTATTCATCGCAGTGACGTGCAGCAGCGGGTTTTTTCGGTGCTGGGGATTGAGCCGCATGATGCGCAAGAGAAGTTCGGCTTCCTCCTCGAAGCGTTCCGCTATGGACCACCACCTCACGGCGGTATCGCCTTTGGTTGGGATCGCATCTGTATGTTGCTGGCGGGAACGACCAGTCTGCGCGACGTGATCGCTTTTCCGAAGACCGGTGGCGGTGGTGATCCGCTGACAGGCGCCCCCGCGCCGATCACTCCGGAGCAGCGTGCTGATGCCTTCATTGATGTGATTCCAGGCGATGAAGACGAAGCTGCCATCGGCAATCGCCCGGGGCGGGAAGTGCTGCCGGACCGAAAGCGTAACTAG
- a CDS encoding replication-associated recombination protein A codes for MRPRRLGEVIGQNHIIGPGSPLVDLIAGSGGSSVLLWGPPGTGKTTLARLVATERGATFNELSAVSATIKDVRAVVEQGRRERELYARDSVLFIDEIHRFSKTQQDALLPAVENGWVVLVGATTENPSFAVIPALLSRSLLVPLHPLEQSDVQQVLQRALADERGLGGAVTLTDEAAELIARMAGGDARKALTTLEAAAAGDIAQVDVALVEQVLQQSAPRYDRAGDRHYDVTSALIKSIRGSDVDAALHYLAIMLSAGEDPRFISRRLVILASEDIGVADHTSLLLATAAHEAVSFVGLPEAGHTLAHATIHLALAPKSNAVKEALLAAQADVAAGRTGPVPAALRDGSTASARADGAGRGYRYPHDYPQGIVAQQYAPDVAVGRRYYLPSSHGNEARAAAALDRVRQELAGEGQVPPEA; via the coding sequence ATGCGACCGCGGCGACTCGGCGAAGTCATCGGCCAAAACCACATCATCGGACCAGGGTCGCCGCTCGTCGATCTGATTGCTGGTTCGGGTGGATCGTCGGTGCTGCTGTGGGGGCCACCGGGAACCGGGAAAACCACGCTGGCTCGACTAGTAGCGACCGAACGGGGCGCAACCTTTAACGAGTTATCTGCTGTTTCAGCGACCATCAAGGATGTTCGGGCTGTCGTGGAACAGGGACGGCGAGAACGGGAGTTGTATGCCCGGGACTCGGTGCTATTCATCGATGAGATTCATCGGTTCAGTAAGACCCAACAGGACGCTTTGCTGCCAGCAGTCGAGAACGGCTGGGTGGTGCTTGTCGGGGCGACCACCGAGAACCCCTCATTTGCGGTGATTCCCGCGCTATTGAGTCGTAGTCTGCTGGTGCCGCTGCATCCGTTGGAGCAATCGGATGTGCAGCAAGTGTTGCAGCGCGCACTGGCCGACGAACGAGGCTTAGGCGGGGCGGTCACGCTGACCGATGAGGCTGCGGAACTCATTGCCCGAATGGCTGGCGGTGACGCTCGCAAAGCGTTGACCACGCTGGAAGCGGCGGCAGCAGGAGACATCGCGCAGGTAGACGTGGCCCTCGTCGAACAGGTGCTGCAACAAAGCGCCCCGCGATACGACCGTGCCGGAGATCGGCACTACGACGTGACTAGTGCGCTGATCAAGAGCATCCGAGGCAGTGATGTCGATGCGGCGTTGCATTACTTGGCCATTATGTTGTCGGCCGGAGAAGATCCACGTTTCATTTCGCGTCGGCTAGTGATCTTGGCCAGCGAAGATATCGGAGTAGCCGACCATACGTCGCTACTTCTAGCCACCGCTGCACATGAAGCGGTGTCCTTCGTGGGTTTACCTGAGGCGGGCCACACCTTGGCCCACGCGACGATTCACCTTGCATTAGCTCCGAAGTCGAACGCGGTCAAGGAGGCACTGCTGGCTGCCCAGGCGGACGTTGCTGCCGGACGTACCGGACCGGTTCCTGCGGCATTACGAGATGGCTCCACTGCGAGCGCTCGTGCTGATGGTGCCGGGCGGGGTTATCGCTATCCGCATGACTATCCGCAAGGAATTGTCGCGCAACAGTATGCGCCAGACGTCGCGGTCGGGCGACGCTACTACTTGCCTAGCAGTCACGGGAACGAAGCGCGTGCGGCGGCGGCGCTGGATCGAGTTCGGCAGGAACTAGCGGGCGAAGGTCAGGTTCCACCAGAGGCGTAG
- a CDS encoding EAL domain-containing protein has protein sequence MKSLIGVESSQLETTASERRATLLIALGVLLVSVPIFVWGSTEMTPNPFLIASGAGGVFVVEVFLAFAFLTHTQLSGSRFSLIFGIACAAPAITVLPWFLLDAAVMSEVDTGLGNTLRLLGKAEFLALVVIGFEVRRRDSQAAVDRKRVFTVVGWASAAVLAVSLLLGLPIAAGWESAAAIQFGIAALASLIAVVGPLMMLKGWGQADRLQTTMFLVVVAVGLGALSASIYSDPWTLGWYANRIINAVAAFVALLLVMVVSRRLEVDRYNRIEELDKLRQEQQRHYDRLWEISRTDDLTQLATRPVLIEEIRRCLAESRNSVLVLVDLDGFKGINDRYGHAAGDALLQNLAERLRANGRPEDICARMGGDEFAIFLHDAEDLASVHRRLEQIVRGLSAPVDWEHTQLTVTASAGYTVLSADDQDEQLAMYRADVALYGAKAQGGNRVVRFRHAGPTMFDVLDAAVCPHQQQRLVLYYQPVRSLSGGQVHHYEALLRLRDIDGSVRSASDLLQMFGEHGRMGEIGHRVLDQVMLDLSSSLLQVGRISINLSSQELVDPLLLDRLLNGDIAAHRNQIILEVDEANVRGDEVAEIVRSLKSGGYAVAVDNFGSGGGNLIMLDHISPVLVKLSSDFSVHAGGLQAGARRLRIAADVIRELGALSVIKGLETEQESWMANATGVDLAQGLLLGAPLAPANLSLAD, from the coding sequence ATGAAGAGCTTAATTGGAGTGGAGTCTTCGCAGTTAGAAACAACTGCGTCGGAACGGCGAGCAACTTTGCTCATCGCACTGGGGGTTCTCCTGGTGTCGGTGCCCATCTTTGTCTGGGGCAGTACGGAAATGACGCCGAACCCCTTCCTGATAGCCAGCGGAGCCGGCGGTGTGTTTGTAGTTGAGGTCTTCTTGGCCTTTGCCTTTCTGACCCATACGCAACTTTCCGGATCGCGATTCTCGCTGATTTTCGGTATTGCCTGCGCGGCTCCGGCCATCACGGTGCTGCCCTGGTTCTTGCTAGATGCGGCGGTCATGTCAGAGGTCGACACGGGCCTCGGCAACACCCTACGGCTGCTGGGTAAAGCGGAGTTCTTGGCGCTTGTGGTGATTGGGTTTGAGGTTCGCCGACGTGATTCGCAGGCCGCTGTCGATCGCAAGCGAGTCTTTACCGTGGTTGGCTGGGCCTCGGCCGCAGTGCTTGCGGTATCCCTGCTGCTAGGCCTGCCCATCGCCGCCGGGTGGGAATCAGCGGCAGCAATCCAGTTCGGTATCGCAGCATTGGCAAGCCTCATCGCCGTGGTGGGGCCGCTCATGATGCTCAAAGGCTGGGGTCAAGCCGATCGACTGCAGACAACGATGTTTCTAGTAGTGGTCGCGGTCGGGCTGGGTGCATTGAGCGCGTCGATTTACTCCGATCCATGGACGCTCGGCTGGTACGCCAATCGAATCATCAACGCTGTGGCAGCCTTTGTCGCGTTGTTGCTAGTGATGGTGGTTTCGCGACGATTGGAGGTTGACCGGTACAACCGGATTGAGGAGTTAGACAAACTCAGGCAGGAACAACAGCGCCACTACGACCGGCTTTGGGAGATCAGTCGCACCGACGATCTCACCCAGCTTGCTACTCGACCAGTACTCATTGAGGAAATCCGACGTTGTCTTGCTGAGTCAAGAAACTCAGTCCTAGTTCTGGTCGATTTGGATGGTTTCAAGGGGATCAATGATCGATACGGTCATGCAGCGGGCGATGCACTGCTACAGAACCTTGCCGAGCGACTCCGCGCCAACGGGCGACCGGAAGACATCTGCGCACGCATGGGCGGCGATGAGTTCGCCATCTTCTTGCACGATGCGGAGGATCTCGCCAGTGTGCACCGCCGTCTGGAACAGATCGTTCGGGGACTGTCAGCGCCAGTCGACTGGGAGCACACCCAGTTGACCGTGACGGCCAGCGCCGGATACACCGTTCTGTCAGCTGACGATCAAGACGAGCAGCTGGCAATGTACCGAGCTGATGTCGCGCTTTATGGGGCAAAAGCGCAGGGGGGCAACCGGGTAGTTCGCTTCCGGCATGCCGGACCCACGATGTTTGATGTACTGGACGCCGCAGTGTGCCCGCACCAGCAACAGCGACTGGTGCTCTACTACCAGCCGGTGCGCTCTTTGTCCGGAGGTCAGGTCCACCACTATGAGGCGTTGCTGCGCTTGCGAGATATTGACGGTTCAGTGCGCTCAGCAAGTGATCTCCTCCAAATGTTCGGCGAGCACGGCCGCATGGGCGAGATTGGTCACCGAGTCCTAGATCAGGTCATGCTGGATCTGAGCAGCAGCCTGTTGCAGGTTGGTCGGATTTCCATCAATCTCAGCAGCCAAGAATTGGTCGATCCGCTCCTGCTAGACCGGCTGCTTAACGGCGATATCGCTGCCCACCGTAATCAGATCATCTTGGAAGTGGATGAGGCCAATGTCCGCGGTGACGAAGTTGCCGAGATCGTGCGAAGCCTGAAGTCGGGCGGATACGCAGTGGCCGTGGATAACTTCGGCAGCGGTGGCGGGAACTTGATCATGCTTGATCACATCAGTCCGGTTCTAGTGAAGTTGTCGTCGGACTTCTCGGTCCATGCCGGAGGTCTACAGGCGGGTGCCCGTCGGCTGCGAATCGCTGCAGACGTGATTCGGGAACTCGGTGCCTTGTCGGTGATCAAGGGCCTAGAAACGGAGCAAGAGAGTTGGATGGCGAACGCAACCGGCGTTGACCTGGCGCAAGGGCTACTTCTGGGAGCCCCCCTTGCGCCCGCTAACTTGAGCCTGGCTGACTAA